The DNA sequence TCATTTTGCAACAACTGCAATGAGTGATGCGATAATTGTATTGTGCAGTGGcgccttgacttaagagtttaatttgtaaCTAAAATCACTTATATCAAAAcatcaacatttgtttttgttttttttgggggggggggggttaataagaaaaatagcactatacTGCTGTAAGAATGaaacttacatttttgtttgtccacTGAACTTAATCTTAACGGTTTACTTTTTGCCTTTATTTCCACACTTTCAGCAGAAGCTCCATCTTTTCATGGACAGAAGTTGGCagctttgaaatgattttgatgCCCCCGGCTGGTGTTATACCCTTTACAGACTCCCACTCGTTCACTTTCTTTGGACCCgtggtgaggggggggggagaaatttggcaaatacataaataaaactaCAATGCGAGCACAAAGCGAAGTTGGCTGCTGCCACTCGTTTTTTCTCAAAAGtcagagcaaaaaataaatcaaacaagcaaaaagtcaaggtaccactgtatacttCCAGTTATTTAAATTAAGGCCCAAAAGAAAAAGACGTAAAGAAAAAAGGTAAAGTGCTCCGGAAGTAAGAAGTGGATGTCTCACCGGGGCGCTGAAGTGAGTTTTGATGATGCCGGGGGCCACGCAGTTGACCCGGATGTTGCTCTGAGCCAGCTCGGGGGCCAGCGCCCGGGTCAGACTCACCAAGGCCGTCTTACTCACGCTGTACGCCCCCAAGCCCTGCAGAAACGTCATCCTCGGAGTCAGAATACAATCTTTGCGATGTCGCTCACCGTCACTGGTGTTGATCGCCTGACCTGTATCGGTTGGTAGGCAGCCACGGACGACACAAACACGACATTTCCCCCTCTGAAAGAAGCActaagcattaaaaacaattctctGTCAGCGGTACGCAAacggattttttaaaatcattaaaaaacaaaaaaaaaaggtaaagttTTTTAATAGTAGAATTAATGtgcatattttaatttgatcatttattGAAAATTAATCTTATTTAACAAAGTCAAGTGTTTAaattcatgcttttattttttactattttaatttgtactcatgttttcctttgtaaaatactgtagtaTGATTGGTTTGAACAATTCTCGAATAATATTTCTGTAGTTTATAATTTACAATGaattaacaaattatttaatgagataaatgtatcaaaaataaaagctaggtttttttttaactcacccCCCTTTTTGCCATATGAGGCACCACCAACTTGGTCATAAGGAAGGCTGCTTTTACATTTACGGACATAACCTAAAAATGACGGAACGACAGTTAATttgagtcccccccccccctcccaaaaaaaaaaaaaaaaaacggccatTCTGTTACTAACCTTGTCCCAAACTTCCTCTGTGGTGTCCATGAAGTTTCCGAAGAAAGGATTGACCGCCGCGTTGGACACCAGGATGTCAACGCCGCCGCACTGATCCAACGTCTATGTAAAAGACGCAACAAGATTTACGGTGCATGCGGGCAGCATTCAAAGCGCTGCACTTTTCCCACCGTCTGAAGCAGCCTTTCTCGATCGCCTTGGTTCCCGATGTTACAGGTGGTGCCGGTGACGCGGACGTTCTGGCTCTGCAGCTGGGCCACGGCCTCGTCCACGCCGGCCCGCCGCCTGCTGCTCACCACCACGTGCGCCCCCCTCTCGCCCAGGGCCCGGGCTACGGCCAGGCCGATGCTGGAGCCGGAGGACACGGGTTCCAATCTCTGGGATTTCTAAATCAGGCAGGACAAGACTCTTACCCAGCCGTCGAGGCCGTGACGATGGCCACTTTCCCTGCAAGACTGCTCTGAGACATATTTCTTGGTCCCGAGAGTGGAGTGTTCCAAAGGCACCTGAAGGCAACCCTCAACATCACCTGTGAGGTCACAAACAGGTACACAGACATTATATATAAGCAGTGTGCAAATctgctttaaaaacaattataattgcctgtagatgccacaagatggcggcaaaccTCTTTTCGTCCAAATGAAACTCAATTTTAACAGAATTCCTTGACAAGGAcccaaaacacaatttttctctcaatgaaactcctcaactcacttcaacattgttttttttttgtacaccaAATTGGCGCCACAGTAATATTTGAGTGACTTTGGCTTCAGTACAAAATCAGAAAATAGGTGTGTTAAAAAACAAGTAAGTTCCCAAAAATTCGTACTAATTATTAATATCACGTTGTAATCATGGTTACTACAAATGGTATACAAAAACGTAAGCTGCAACAAGTTTTGTTCTGATCGCCCAAACCCAGGATCAGTTGCCTTGCAGATTTGAAATTTGATTGGTTAAGAAACAATTCTGCTGTTACACACGGGGCCAGCCAAATGAAGGCCAATAGTGGCGTTCAATGACCATTTCTGGACCGCAAACGACACGTTGAAAGATAGCTACGTGTCGTAGTTGGCAATTGCGTTATCTCGCCACATTTCAACACACCAACTACAGCAACAGtcgttaaaatcaaataaaaaaaacaattcaagacCTTCAAACTCCTCGTACTGCGTGAACTGGAACTCCAGTTGTTCTTCCGGTGAACAAAAACTGTCACAATAAAAGCATACAATAGCTATCGATTGGATCTATAAAATTGGGGATTTAGACATATTTTAGGTTTATGTCGTCCATTCTATCCCGTTAAGAGTTTGGCGATTTTAATTTACAGCTACTGATCTTCAGAtgtaccatttatttttaatctagCCATTAAACGCATCTCACGGCAAGGAGCCAATCAGAGCGCGAGTGAGTGGCCAAGTTACGCGATCTAACAAGTAACTGGATTAAATCGAGCGAACTGCCGTCAACCCTTCCGGATGATTTGTAGATCGTCGAAAGTACGTCAGCGTCTGAGAAGGCGGAGATCATTTTGTTGTCATCGGCCGAAGATGATTGAAAGCCAATGGCCACTCGGTTTTTACGCTTGAGAAGAAGCGCTTTCGCCCCATCTCACACAGATCGCCGATGTGGAAGTTTACCGGCGAATACGAACAAGGaaggtaatttatttttttcgccGCGGCGAACATACTCTTGGATGGTTTTGACCTCCTTTGTGAGGTAACTGCAGAAGAGAAGCGGCGTTTTCGTCCCGCTAATGTTAGCGAAGTAGGCCGCGGGAGTCGAGTATGTCCCCAGTAATGTAACGGGGCGACATTCCGCAATTAAGCAGCCTGGCAAAAGGCCAATTGGGATATCATTGGAGCACCGAACCGGATGCTAAGCTAAGGTTAGCTCCTAACATGACCGGGGCGTGGGatgacgggacaggtgtcggcCAGTCGCAATGAATCTTTCTGGACAAATGCGTGCTTAAAGTAACGGTTCCGAACGGTCCCCAGGCCCAGCGTTTGTGTTTGACAAGGCGGAGACGATGTGAGCCGCACGGAGCTCGCTGACCGAGCGGAACACTCGAGTTCGACCTTCCCCGACAGCGACGAACCCTCAGCACTTCACAGCCATGTCGGTTTCTGTAAGTATCCGACTCGGAAACGTCCTAGCACGAAGGAGGGATTCGACTGTTTTTGTGGCCCGAGCATTTTGGCCACATGCTACTGGTCCCCAAAAAtgaaagtgggggggggggggggggcttttggGTTGGCAGTGAAGGCAAGGGACAGATGTGGCTCTCCTGCCCCATCCCCCCGCTCACACCATTAAGCCGCTCTGTCCATTTGACCACTCAGCCGTCTATGGCCCTTCGTGATCACTgcatatttgaatattttagttTGAGTCCCTAGTGGATagcacgcctgcctcacagttctggggttcgGCGTTCGACTCTTGGCTTTTGTGgcttttgcatgttcttcctgcgCTTGCGTCgatttctccaggtgctcctcCTTGCTTACGCGTACCTAAATCGTGCATGCCGGGTCTCTTaaagacttgaaattgtccgtaggtccgtatgtgactgtgaatggtcgTTCGCCtttgtgccctgccattggctggcgaccggtccagggtgtacgacctctcacccaaaatcagaTGGAATAGGGGCTCGCCCACTCCCCGAATGAGCGTAAGCGGTGGGGATGCACCGAAACAATTTTTTGAGACCCAGTACGAGTGCAAGTACCGACATTTTACTACCCACCGGGAACCGATACTCGATGATGCTATTACGTCTTGCATTTGTGACGAGAATGggttttgtttgaaacaaatacatatacTTTACTCAAGTAtgacactttttagagtaacaacttgacatttgctgacattttaacaCCCAATATGTTTTCCTAAAAGGTCATGTCAAATTTCCCTCACGGAAGTCCAGTGTGTGGTGGTAATATAAACGTAAAATGTGCCCAAAAATGCCATGTTACCGCTTTCTTTGAACTCCAAAATAACATGCGTAACACAAGACTCTAAGTAAGCctgttagaaaatggatggacggcaCTCGAGTCTGCGATTCCTCTCCTGTCACGGTGGACGTCGTCCATCTTCTCTTGTATTCTTCCCACGAAACAACCGAGCTGTTCAGCTTTGGCATCAATGTACTTGTTGTTCGTGATGCGCAAATGTGAGTTTGTCTTGTGCGTCTGAAATTAGACTATTAAAAACCTGTTTTTGAACACGTGTCCCCTCTACAGACGGTGCTGGCGAAGGCGCTCTTTGACAACGCAGCTGAGAGCCCGGAGGAATTGGCTTTCAGGAAGGGCGACATCCTGATGGTTTTGGAGCAGGAGCAGAGCGGCGGGCCCGGCTGGTGGCTGTGCTCCCTGCACGGCCGGCAGGGCATCGCCCCGGCCAATCGTCTGCGCCTCCTCCGGACCGCCCCGGCCCCCGGCCCGGACTCCGTCTATTTGTCCCCCGGCAGCGCGGACGACGCGGACGGCGTGTACCGCTCCCCGCCGGCCGCCGGCGAAAGCCGAGGGACCGGCGCCGCCTCCAGACCCGGCGAGCTCCGCAAGGCGGACGGCGGACGTCCGCGCTCGCACTCCAGTTCCGGATCCCGACCCAGGCCTGACTGGGACATGGGCGCGGGGGGTCGCCCGCGCTCGCCTTCCCTCAGAGGACGGGGCGCAGACGTGACCGGAGCTCTTTATCAGACCCCGGTGAGCCCGCTGCCCTCATCTGCTCAGCACGCCAGGCAGCCAGGAGCTCAAACGGCCGCAGAGTCTGTGTACCTCTCCCCCGGCGGAGTCGCGAGGGGGGGCGACGAGTCCGAGGACGCCACATATCTCGTCCCCCGGGAAACGCTAAGCGCAGAGCCCTCTGATGACTGTTACTTGGTGCCGAAAGGGACACCACTTGCCGGTGAGGATGTTTACCAAACCCCAACAGGAGGAGTTCTAGCCGCCTGCCCCAATGGGCCCTCCTCCGTCAGCGGAACCCACCAGGCTAAAGTGAGTCAGGATATGCCCGGGATGTACCAAACGCCCTCTTCTATGCCGGTAAGCCTTCAAAGGACTTCGTCGTCCCCTGCCCAAGCGGCCCCCGGACCCCTCCTCAAGGGCCCGTCGCCCACCACCGCTGTGGCCAGAGGCAAACCGGGTCTCGTCTGCCACCGGGGGTCCCCTTTGCTGGTTCGAGCGGGCCACCCCCGAGTTCCCGGATCGCCAAATTTTGCTCGAAAGCCCCCGCCCCCGGCGCCCCCGGTGAGGGGAGTCACACGGAAAGACGGGCAGCGGCCGGTGCCCGTGTCGGGTGACTGCGGCGCGGCCCCCGACCGGGAGGTGGACAGACAAACGAGccaggacctggagaaaaccaacaaCACGCACAACAGCAAAGGGCCAAATCAAGATTATGCAGACCCCGTGGATGATCAGGTTTGTGACACGGAACAATAAACTGAATATTTCCGTTCCCGCTCGACACAGCAACCGGCACAGAGCACGTCACTTATCAATACTGGacagtattttatatacatCTATGCtgatacacatttttgttttttcaaatacatttaaaaagtgtgtgaaGTTTTAAGGGTTAAACtattcaaaatatgttttgaagGCCGTGGTCTCGATATATTCAGTGTATCCTATTTGGAaatggtctttttttattttatttatttttttgataggTATACGACACCCCACCCAGCGGCAGGTGGCAGCGTGCGGTGCCGACGGTGCTCAGCGGTGACGACGACGGCATCTACGACACGCCTCGCACCGCGCCCGCGCACCTCCACACGGAGACCGAGGTGATGACGACGTCGCTTTCTTTCGGCTTTTGTCCGTTGGTTTAACAGCTTCAGCTTTTGTCTTGTGCCTTGTTTCCCGAGCGGCACATATTTGACAGTACAAAAATCTCAAGGCACactgccaaacaaaaatgtcacaaagtactgtaaatattttgaaataatgatgacctgttttgctgtttttgtgatcaGCCCTAAAATCAGTGAAAGTCTTACTTTTGCTGCCTTATTGCGGCATTTTGGTGTCAAAGACCTACGGCGAAGTGAGTTGAAGAGTTTCATACAGACAAATAGTACTTTGGTGCAATCCCGGTGTCAAGGAATTGTCCTGAAATGAGTGGAGGAGTTTCATTCGGACAAAAATATTGCTTCGCCGCCATCTTGTGTCGAGAAATTACGTTGATGTGAgctgaggagtttcatttggacaaaaatagagctttgtCGCCATCTGACTGTCGTGGCATCGattggcaattataaacctttttaggtgagcgtcaattacttgcagatttgTAACTATTTGCTTGAGGGTTCGGTCTCTGTCCACGTGAATAATAGCGGGGGGTTTTGACTACTACTTTCCTTTTCgtcattttattgcatttttgacTCGCTGATGCAAGATTTAAAGTACATATATTGCACTAGACTCCATCTTTAGTTGGGCATCGACTCCACCGGACTGTGATCAGCTGTTCCACCCCTGCCAAAAATGATCCGAACCTTCCTCGGCGTCCTTTTGAGGAGTTTAGCTCCCTGCCTGAATGCACCTTACTGGACTGCATTCCGAAAGTCTGTTAACCCCCCCAAGGCGAGGCCACACCTGTCTCGGTCTGCTGCGGTAGGCCGGCTATCCGGTCCAAGCGCTGCCGCTATTTTCTCCCGGTCACGCCCATCTGTTCGGGTTAGGCCGCGGCCGCAGCGCCAGTGGTCTCCCTTTCATGCTCCTCGAATGTGCGCGCCAGCTGTCGGATTGTTTTTGCTCCAGTGACTGCATATGCGTTGACACTGGGATGTTGGAGTGGACAAATATATCCTGGCCTTCGTTTGGTGGTTAGCGACTCTTTGATGCATCTGCGTGTGGGTTCCCAGAGGTTCTTACTTCAATGGTGCGTTTAAAAGCCCGGCCAACTCGCTACCTCTCCTACTGCGACGGTCCGCTCGGTACGGTAATCCCTCTCTCTTCACGGGCGGAACGtgaccgagccctgccgcaaataaTTGTCGAACCCCCAACATGTTTATGTTGCCTTGATTGATGGTTTGAACCATAAATGTACCACGAACTATGATCacacaatacatattttaaactcaTACAATATtactcttaaaaaataaatggcttacagattttTTGATTTCCAACAAATGCATCCAAAGTGCAACGTCTGTCTACATGGGACAAAGACTCTTCCACCTCTACTTACAACCCAGACTTCACTTCTTTCACTCCCACATCAGTGGGAATTATGTTGAGttttatttagacaaaagtagggcTTTGCTGCCATATTGTGGTATCtatagatgattttttttttttggtggtggggTGGGCAGGATGTCAGCTGGCCTCGGCTACATCTCattgcgaccctaatgaggataagcggatggCGGGCTGATAACGAATGGGTCGTCTCCGCTTACAGGTTTACGACGTCCCGACCATAACACTGAATGGCTCCACTTCGGACGTCCCACCGAGCGCCGCCGTGCCTGCCGACGCGGACGACGTCTACAGCGTACCCACTCTTCCGGGCGTGCCTCCGGCTCCCGGGGAGACCGCCGCGAGCCTTTCCGGGGACGACGCGACCCAGAACGGTCAGGTGTGTTGCGTCCCGGCCTCCGAGAAGCGGGCCAGCGCCGTAGACAGGCAGCGGGACTCCCCGGACTGCGGGATCTACGATATGCCGGCCCTGACCGCCGAAGTCCTCCCCCACTCGTCCTCGTCTTCCTCCACCTCCACTCGCCGTCTCTCCGTGTCCAGCAACGGCTCCGGGGACGTGCAGTGGAGGTCCTCGCTCTCCGGCCTGGTCCACGCCGTGCTGAGCGCCGCTTCCTGCTCGCCCGCTGCTCTGTCTTCCCGTGATCTGGCCACGTCGCTAGCTGAAATCTTGTCCGCATGGAAAGCCAGCCTCTCCGGCGACCCGCCGCCGCTGCCCCTTCAGCAGGCTTGGGCTCGCCTGTCGGACCTCCTCCCCGCGTTATCTGCCGTGGGCAACGCTCCTCCGTCGGAAGGACTCCTGTCACTGGTCCGGCGCTCCCTGGAGGAAAGCGCCGTCCTCTTGCAGACTCAGGGTCGCCCCCGATTGCCTTCCCAGGAGTCTTTGTCCCGCAGGCCGCTGCCCGCTCTCCCGGTGTCTGACGGGAAGTCGACGGGA is a window from the Phycodurus eques isolate BA_2022a chromosome 23, UOR_Pequ_1.1, whole genome shotgun sequence genome containing:
- the dhrs4 gene encoding dehydrogenase/reductase SDR family member 4, whose amino-acid sequence is MLRVAFRCLWNTPLSGPRNMSQSSLAGKVAIVTASTAGIGLAVARALGERGAHVVVSSRRRAGVDEAVAQLQSQNVRVTGTTCNIGNQGDRERLLQTTLDQCGGVDILVSNAAVNPFFGNFMDTTEEVWDKVMSVNVKAAFLMTKLVVPHMAKRGGGNVVFVSSVAAYQPIQGLGAYSVSKTALVSLTRALAPELAQSNIRVNCVAPGIIKTHFSAPLLQNDDIMDHIKKQMCIKRVGEPDEIGGVVAFLCTQEASYITGETIAATGGIGCRL
- the efs gene encoding embryonal Fyn-associated substrate — protein: MSVSTVLAKALFDNAAESPEELAFRKGDILMVLEQEQSGGPGWWLCSLHGRQGIAPANRLRLLRTAPAPGPDSVYLSPGSADDADGVYRSPPAAGESRGTGAASRPGELRKADGGRPRSHSSSGSRPRPDWDMGAGGRPRSPSLRGRGADVTGALYQTPVSPLPSSAQHARQPGAQTAAESVYLSPGGVARGGDESEDATYLVPRETLSAEPSDDCYLVPKGTPLAGEDVYQTPTGGVLAACPNGPSSVSGTHQAKVSQDMPGMYQTPSSMPVSLQRTSSSPAQAAPGPLLKGPSPTTAVARGKPGLVCHRGSPLLVRAGHPRVPGSPNFARKPPPPAPPVRGVTRKDGQRPVPVSGDCGAAPDREVDRQTSQDLEKTNNTHNSKGPNQDYADPVDDQVYDTPPSGRWQRAVPTVLSGDDDGIYDTPRTAPAHLHTETEVYDVPTITLNGSTSDVPPSAAVPADADDVYSVPTLPGVPPAPGETAASLSGDDATQNGQVCCVPASEKRASAVDRQRDSPDCGIYDMPALTAEVLPHSSSSSSTSTRRLSVSSNGSGDVQWRSSLSGLVHAVLSAASCSPAALSSRDLATSLAEILSAWKASLSGDPPPLPLQQAWARLSDLLPALSAVGNAPPSEGLLSLVRRSLEESAVLLQTQGRPRLPSQESLSRRPLPALPVSDGKSTGGGMGSRKSSWIQERPLPPTPQPAFPLPPTLATVTLTVGHGDGDEDPGNEYAGIGLTPVPAPVPNGDSVGYVKLQGKPELPPAQNGQTITSEPRLTPSPPLPVSLSLEDSELLSFYSSQSLAHLSCLADAIDVLFASVQGNQPPRVFVARGKSLIVTAHKLVFIGDTLSRLLTSVDLRAKITTSGGRLCQALKAVVVATKGAAQNYPSVSASQEMVDRVAELSQQAAGFSALLQRLVEISS